Part of the Paenibacillus aurantius genome, ATGGCGGAGCAGATTCGTGCGCTGGAAGCGAACGGGTACACCGGGCTGTACACGATCGAAACGCACTATATCCCGGAGGGCGGAACGGCCATGGAAGGCACGGCTCTGACACTCGAAGGACTCGCCGACGTATTGGGCGCCGGCAGCGCTAAGCCGTGAAGGCGCGGGGAGCGGCTGTCATTGGCTGCGGCTCCGTCGCGTCGTTCCATCTCAACGCCATAAGGAGCACGGACCGGGTTCGTCTTGTGGGGATAGCGGGCCGGCGGGAAGAAGCCGTCCGTCCCTTGGCGGAGCAGGAAGGGTGCCGCTGGACGACGGATTACCGCGAGCTGCTGCGGGATCCGTCCGTCGAGCTGGTCTGCCTGACCACGGGAAGCGGAAGCCATGCCGTTATCGGTCGCGAGGTTCTCGAAGCCGGCAAGCCTCTTCTCGTGGAGAAGCCGCTTGCCATGTCCTCCGCGGAAGCGGCTGAGCTGGTCCGGCTTGCCCGCCGGAAGGGGCTCTTGCTCTCTACCGTCTCCCAGAGACGGTTCGAACCCCAGCATCAGGAGGTGCACCGCGTCCTGGCGGAAGGGGCCTTGGGCCGCCTCCTGCTGGTGGAGGTAGGCTGCCCTTACTACCGCACGCAGGAATATTACGATTCGGCCGATTGGCGCGGCACCATCCGCGAGGACGGCGGAGTGCTGATGAATCAGGCCATTCATTCACTCGACCTGATGCTGTGGCTGGCAGGCGGAGTGGCGAAGGTAACCGGCCGAACGGCCACCCAAGCCCACCGCATGGAGGCCGAGGATCTCGGTCTTGCCCTGCTAACCTTCCGCAGCGGGACGTTCGGGACCGTCATGGCCTCGACCTCCATTCAGCCGGGGTTCCCGCCTTATCTCCATTTCTACGGAGAGAAGGGCACGATCAA contains:
- a CDS encoding Gfo/Idh/MocA family protein, yielding MKARGAAVIGCGSVASFHLNAIRSTDRVRLVGIAGRREEAVRPLAEQEGCRWTTDYRELLRDPSVELVCLTTGSGSHAVIGREVLEAGKPLLVEKPLAMSSAEAAELVRLARRKGLLLSTVSQRRFEPQHQEVHRVLAEGALGRLLLVEVGCPYYRTQEYYDSADWRGTIREDGGVLMNQAIHSLDLMLWLAGGVAKVTGRTATQAHRMEAEDLGLALLTFRSGTFGTVMASTSIQPGFPPYLHFYGEKGTIKLAGSGIHHWAVPGWPEPAGPEETGGGVSDPRSIPDRYHRLQLLDVLDALDSGRPPLVTGEDGWRAVRLVEAIYESSAQNKEIDMGDENI